The proteins below are encoded in one region of Brassica napus cultivar Da-Ae chromosome A6, Da-Ae, whole genome shotgun sequence:
- the BNAA06G11060D gene encoding uncharacterized protein BNAA06G11060D, protein MGITSSTESNSRYDLFTLEKFHELKLKEEKNLDDHPDKEKILEMAQVSLQVWWNGLHALFPTTKGELSTDQTKEGDAEMDDQVFERFSDFMKDGGCKDSFKSLVDCLESNPRMAKCKEHLPVLKKCMDARINYYEPILALAKATEEKAFATFAKEEKRKMDLAAMNRAQAGGD, encoded by the coding sequence ATGGGGATCACGTCATCCACCGAGTCAAATTCTAGATACGACCTGTTCACGTTAGAGAAATTCCACGAACTGAAACTGAAAGAGGAGAAGAATCTGGACGACCATCCCGACAAAGAGAAAATACTAGAGATGGCCCAAGTTTCTCTACAAGTATGGTGGAACGGGCTCCACGCCTTATTCCCCACCACCAAGGGAGAATTGTCAACAGACCAAACCAAGGAAGGAGACGCAGAGATGGACGACCAAGTATTTGAGAGGTTTTCCGATTTCATGAAGGATGGTGGTTGCAAAGATTCTTTTAAGTCTTTAGTAGACTGTCTTGAGTCTAATCCAAGAATGGCAAAGTGTAAGGAACACCTTCCCGTTCTGAAAAAGTGTATGGATGCTCGCATTAATTACTATGAGCCGATTCTCGCTCTTGCGAAAGCTACAGAGGAAAAGGCCTTTGCCACCTTCGCCAAAGAGGAAAAACGAAAGATGGACCTGGCTGCCATGAACCGAGCTCAAGCTGGGGGTGACTGA